Proteins from a single region of Undibacterium sp. KW1:
- a CDS encoding cation diffusion facilitator family transporter, whose translation MSANSEGSTKAIFYALGANGGIALAKFGAAIFTASGAMLAEAIHSTADCINQIFLLVGLKEAKRAPDASHPMGYGRVVYFWAMMVALLLFFLGGAFSVLEGVERLKHPEPLKNPIVALVVLGISVALEAFSLYGAMLEIRKIAGGKSFFRWFRETRQSELMVVAGEDIAALAGLAVAFVAVVLSVVTGNPIWDAIGSIVVGVLLMAVAFFVIREVKAMITGESAAPEVNEAIRAHIESHPHVDHVINLITLQWGEQLMIAVQAKMRPQGSDQALITAINEVEDGIQSNWPQAKWCFFEPDIDSTDD comes from the coding sequence ATGTCTGCGAATTCAGAAGGTTCTACCAAGGCGATTTTTTATGCGCTGGGTGCCAATGGCGGTATTGCCCTGGCTAAGTTTGGCGCGGCCATCTTTACGGCATCGGGGGCCATGCTCGCAGAGGCGATCCATTCCACGGCTGACTGTATCAACCAGATCTTCTTGCTGGTGGGTTTGAAGGAGGCCAAGCGGGCACCAGATGCATCTCACCCCATGGGCTATGGGCGTGTCGTTTATTTCTGGGCAATGATGGTGGCTTTGTTGTTGTTCTTTTTGGGTGGTGCGTTTTCTGTTCTGGAGGGCGTGGAGCGCCTGAAACATCCTGAGCCACTGAAGAACCCTATTGTTGCTCTGGTGGTGCTGGGTATTTCTGTCGCCCTGGAAGCCTTTTCACTGTATGGGGCAATGCTGGAGATACGCAAGATAGCCGGTGGCAAGTCTTTCTTTCGCTGGTTCCGCGAGACCCGTCAGTCTGAATTGATGGTGGTGGCGGGTGAAGATATCGCTGCCCTGGCTGGCCTGGCTGTGGCTTTTGTTGCGGTGGTGCTGTCAGTAGTAACCGGCAACCCGATCTGGGATGCGATAGGCTCTATCGTCGTGGGTGTACTCTTGATGGCGGTGGCATTCTTTGTCATCAGGGAAGTCAAGGCCATGATTACCGGTGAGTCTGCTGCGCCAGAAGTCAATGAGGCAATACGTGCTCATATAGAAAGCCATCCGCATGTTGATCACGTCATCAATTTGATTACCTTGCAATGGGGTGAACAGTTGATGATCGCAGTACAGGCAAAAATGCGCCCCCAGGGTTCTGACCAGGCGTTGATTACTGCCATCAATGAAGTGGAAGACGGCATACAAAGCAACTGGCCGCAGGCGAAGTGGTGTTTCTTTGAGCCGGACATCGATAGTACCGACGACTAA
- a CDS encoding DUF1631 family protein: protein MAANESLSSARAEFTHAFNHAVPGILPEALEALLTKANYSGTSSADKSRIVNARAILPEKWDAISRAMPVHLVQLLDRSITTAYSTFRPASALGKATELALLDSSTFETTLRFNEMTQNFRDKAGQALLDLNIRIAVLFGQDDIRERENPFRPYLLARCIFLAVEEQKLSQENEAILIEQLGETFASTMAGIYEAANSALERQGISANLALKISKAPESLQTRSPAAGGQGGYGGTGGPGGAGAGGGQGAYSTMQAGVFPGAQAGQGQAQVQNQGAFPAAQQTSMASPGVRLEQLFQTVRGKPLSLPAATPVLAQHAGGMQAAVPNPYADMPSPGSPPANAGPAWLSGDRALGGVLRQAFGEVSPVSQHRDKHSEGAIPFTARENPQSSSPQAGAQARTGQFAHSGLAASAGPRSNDLIQVPAALVASHLQNIESQLKQRVEAQALPPEMSMGLSKVLGQMHKVMVPDSSAMKDEKGEIRNLIREHKDALYSLAKDTEEQMCIDLVAMLFEVMLCDELVPFNIRISLGRLQFLILQLALKEKNLLSDGKHPARLLLNRICSIAYSAQQIGDVDNHVTEEIARIIKTLMRHDSDVPELFSRIQNRFETFISRELRTNNQHIHRTVKALGEAEIRFMRFACIAVAINKAMPKVNVEMSFRSFLRKEWVRAIEAAERTDALLARRYRLLVPDLLWSVSPKLDNDDRNLLSSMLPTMVGTLRHGMDLMELEKSRQQKLLNWLAEAHAQALRPAADSKKPQGLSLPAMHERFEQFTNQPDTIEHSEVHHYEFAREIYQQGVFAELGLHTRMLDKEVQRPELPTETAIVADAPAEPELNPAYLERIVCGALIDIKTEKLNAKACLRWVDPNLMYVVLSLKGEDFPAVLSIRVLCQLLDTARLRFVEDEPLFERAIHTLLRSADEVDNVRV, encoded by the coding sequence ATGGCCGCAAACGAGTCCTTATCCAGTGCTCGCGCTGAATTTACTCATGCATTTAATCATGCAGTACCCGGCATTCTGCCCGAAGCTTTGGAAGCATTGCTGACCAAGGCGAATTACAGCGGTACTTCATCGGCTGACAAAAGCCGCATTGTCAATGCACGTGCCATCCTGCCAGAAAAATGGGATGCCATTTCCCGTGCCATGCCTGTCCATCTGGTGCAATTGCTGGATCGCAGTATCACTACGGCTTATAGCACTTTCCGGCCCGCCTCTGCCTTGGGCAAAGCGACTGAGCTGGCCTTGCTCGATTCTTCCACCTTCGAGACCACGCTGCGCTTTAATGAAATGACGCAGAATTTCCGCGACAAGGCAGGACAAGCCTTGCTGGATTTGAATATACGTATTGCGGTCTTGTTTGGGCAAGATGACATACGCGAGAGGGAAAACCCCTTCCGGCCTTATTTGCTGGCACGCTGTATTTTCCTGGCGGTAGAAGAACAGAAATTATCGCAAGAAAACGAAGCCATCCTCATCGAGCAGCTCGGTGAAACCTTTGCCTCCACCATGGCTGGCATCTATGAAGCGGCCAATTCTGCACTCGAACGCCAAGGTATCAGTGCCAACCTGGCACTCAAGATCAGCAAGGCACCTGAATCACTGCAGACTCGCAGCCCGGCCGCTGGCGGGCAAGGTGGCTACGGTGGTACAGGTGGCCCCGGCGGTGCCGGAGCTGGGGGCGGGCAAGGTGCTTACTCCACCATGCAGGCCGGTGTGTTCCCTGGTGCGCAGGCAGGTCAGGGACAGGCCCAGGTACAGAACCAGGGCGCATTCCCAGCGGCGCAACAAACATCCATGGCCAGCCCCGGCGTGCGCCTTGAGCAATTATTCCAGACCGTACGCGGCAAACCGCTGTCACTGCCTGCCGCGACTCCCGTACTTGCACAACATGCAGGCGGCATGCAGGCGGCAGTACCCAATCCCTATGCTGACATGCCATCGCCAGGCAGTCCCCCCGCCAATGCCGGGCCAGCCTGGCTGAGTGGCGACAGGGCACTGGGTGGTGTATTGAGACAGGCTTTTGGCGAAGTCTCTCCCGTCAGCCAGCACAGGGATAAACATAGCGAAGGCGCCATTCCGTTTACTGCCAGGGAGAATCCCCAGAGCAGTTCACCCCAGGCAGGTGCTCAGGCACGCACTGGCCAATTTGCCCATTCTGGTTTAGCAGCTTCGGCAGGCCCGCGTAGCAATGATCTTATACAGGTGCCAGCTGCCCTGGTCGCCTCGCATCTGCAGAATATAGAAAGCCAGTTAAAGCAAAGGGTGGAAGCACAAGCCCTGCCGCCAGAAATGAGCATGGGTTTGTCAAAGGTCCTGGGGCAAATGCACAAGGTCATGGTGCCTGACAGTTCAGCCATGAAGGATGAAAAGGGCGAAATCCGTAATCTGATACGCGAACACAAGGACGCCTTGTACAGTCTGGCCAAGGATACTGAAGAACAGATGTGCATAGACCTGGTTGCCATGCTGTTTGAAGTCATGCTCTGTGATGAACTGGTGCCCTTTAATATACGTATCAGCCTGGGACGTCTGCAATTCCTGATCCTGCAACTGGCCCTGAAAGAAAAAAATCTGCTCAGTGATGGCAAACATCCGGCCCGTCTTTTATTGAACCGGATTTGCTCGATCGCCTATAGTGCCCAGCAAATCGGTGATGTCGATAACCACGTAACAGAAGAAATTGCCCGCATCATCAAGACCCTGATGCGGCATGACAGTGATGTACCAGAATTGTTTTCACGCATACAGAACAGGTTTGAAACCTTTATTTCCCGTGAATTGCGTACCAATAACCAGCACATACACCGCACCGTAAAAGCCCTGGGTGAAGCCGAGATCCGTTTCATGCGCTTCGCCTGCATCGCTGTGGCGATCAACAAGGCCATGCCCAAAGTGAATGTGGAGATGTCGTTCCGCAGCTTCCTCAGGAAAGAATGGGTCAGGGCGATAGAAGCGGCTGAAAGAACCGATGCTCTGCTGGCCAGGCGTTATCGCCTGTTGGTACCGGACTTGTTGTGGAGTGTTTCCCCCAAACTCGATAACGACGACCGCAACCTGCTCTCGTCCATGCTGCCTACCATGGTGGGTACACTGCGCCATGGCATGGACCTGATGGAACTGGAAAAATCCAGGCAACAAAAGCTATTGAACTGGCTGGCAGAAGCCCATGCCCAGGCCCTGCGCCCGGCAGCAGACAGCAAAAAACCGCAAGGTCTGAGCCTGCCTGCCATGCATGAACGCTTTGAACAATTTACCAATCAACCAGATACGATAGAGCATTCCGAAGTTCATCATTATGAATTTGCCAGGGAGATTTATCAGCAAGGCGTGTTCGCGGAACTGGGTTTGCATACCAGGATGCTGGACAAGGAAGTGCAGAGGCCTGAGCTGCCAACTGAAACGGCGATTGTTGCTGATGCACCTGCTGAGCCTGAGCTCAATCCAGCCTATCTTGAGCGTATAGTCTGCGGTGCTCTGATCGATATCAAAACCGAGAAGCTCAATGCCAAAGCCTGTTTGCGCTGGGTAGATCCGAATCTGATGTATGTCGTGCTGAGTCTCAAAGGGGAGGACTTCCCTGCGGTACTCAGCATACGCGTCCTGTGTCAATTGCTGGATACAGCCAGACTGCGATTTGTTGAAGACGAGCCCTTGTTTGAACGCGCCATCCACACACTGCTCAGATCTGCTGATGAAGTTGATAATGTGCGGGTATAA
- a CDS encoding DNA topoisomerase III, translating into MTKTLIIAEKPSVANDIAKALGGFTKHDDYFESDNYVLSSAVGHLLEITVPEEYDVKRGKWSFTHLPMIPPHFALNPIAKTESRLKVLNKLIKRKDVTGLINACDAGREGELIFRLIAQNAKAKQPISRLWLQSMTTGAIRDGFQKLRSDAEMMPLADAARCRSEADWLIGINGTRAMTAFNSKEGGFYLTTVGRVQTPTLSIVVEREEKIKKFVSRDYWEVKAEFVCAAGIYEGRWQDHQFKKDEHDPEKKAERLWSKAAAESIVAACRNRQGSVTEESKPATQIAPALFDLTSLQREANARFGFSAKNTLGLAQALYEKHKVLTYPRTDSRHLPEDYLPTVKETLSTISETNNYHQFASQILKNNWVKPNKRIFDNTKISDHFAIIPTGLAPKNLSEPEQKLYDLVTRRFLAVFFPAAEFQVTTRITEVSGHQFKTEGKVMTSAGWLAIYGKDGLEEKDGESKGTLVPVAKGEKVLTEQITANGLVTKPPARYSEATLLSAMEGAGKLVDDGDLREAMAGKGLGTPATRAAIIEGLLNEKYLLREGREMMPTAKAFQLMTLLRGLGVDELTSPELTGEWEYKLSQMEKGKISREEFMREIAQMTQIIVKRAKEYDNDTIPGDYATLHTPCPNCGGVVKENYRRFACTKCEFSMSKTPGSRQFEVAEVEELLAKREIGPLQGFRSKMGRPFAAILKIVPDTEHSNLKLEFDFGQNQDEGEDGESVDFSEQTSLGPCPKCGSGVYEMGLAYVCEKTMAKPKACDFRSGRIILQQEILPEQMGKLLNDGKTDLLPGFISQRTRRPFKAFLVRGKDGKVSFEFEERKAKAPAAGKSKAKAEPDAEAAVAVKAKAAPAKKAVVRKKKAA; encoded by the coding sequence ATGACAAAAACGCTCATCATTGCCGAAAAACCCTCTGTCGCTAATGACATAGCGAAAGCGCTGGGTGGCTTCACCAAGCATGATGATTATTTTGAATCAGACAATTATGTACTGTCGTCAGCCGTAGGCCATTTGCTGGAAATCACCGTCCCAGAAGAATACGATGTCAAGCGTGGCAAATGGAGCTTTACCCATCTGCCGATGATCCCTCCGCATTTTGCCCTGAACCCGATTGCCAAGACTGAATCACGCCTGAAGGTATTGAACAAGCTGATCAAGCGCAAGGATGTCACTGGCCTGATTAACGCATGTGACGCGGGCCGCGAAGGTGAGTTGATTTTCCGTCTGATTGCCCAGAATGCCAAGGCCAAGCAGCCAATCAGCCGTCTGTGGCTGCAATCCATGACCACTGGTGCGATACGCGATGGCTTCCAGAAATTGCGCAGCGATGCAGAAATGATGCCTCTGGCCGATGCAGCCCGTTGCCGTTCCGAGGCAGACTGGCTGATCGGCATCAATGGTACCCGCGCCATGACGGCCTTCAATTCCAAGGAAGGTGGCTTTTACCTGACTACCGTTGGCCGCGTGCAGACGCCAACCTTGTCCATCGTGGTAGAGCGCGAAGAAAAGATCAAAAAATTTGTTTCCCGCGATTATTGGGAAGTAAAAGCAGAATTTGTCTGTGCTGCCGGAATTTATGAAGGCCGCTGGCAAGACCACCAGTTCAAGAAAGACGAACACGATCCTGAGAAAAAGGCTGAGCGCCTGTGGAGCAAGGCCGCTGCCGAATCCATTGTGGCCGCCTGCCGTAACCGCCAGGGCAGTGTCACCGAAGAATCCAAACCAGCGACGCAAATCGCGCCAGCCCTGTTTGACCTGACCAGTTTGCAGCGCGAGGCCAATGCCCGTTTCGGCTTTTCTGCCAAGAATACCCTGGGTCTGGCCCAGGCCTTGTATGAAAAGCACAAGGTACTGACTTACCCGCGTACTGATTCCCGCCATTTGCCAGAAGATTATCTGCCTACGGTGAAAGAGACTCTGAGCACCATCTCTGAGACCAATAATTATCATCAGTTCGCTTCGCAGATATTGAAAAACAACTGGGTCAAGCCGAACAAACGCATCTTTGATAATACCAAGATCAGTGATCACTTTGCGATTATCCCCACTGGCCTGGCACCAAAGAATTTGTCTGAACCTGAGCAAAAGCTGTATGACCTGGTAACGCGCCGTTTCCTTGCGGTGTTCTTCCCGGCGGCAGAATTCCAGGTAACGACCCGTATCACTGAAGTATCTGGCCATCAGTTCAAGACTGAAGGCAAGGTCATGACCAGCGCTGGCTGGCTGGCGATTTACGGCAAGGATGGCCTGGAAGAAAAAGACGGCGAAAGCAAGGGCACCTTGGTACCAGTGGCCAAAGGTGAGAAGGTCCTGACAGAGCAGATTACTGCGAATGGCCTGGTCACCAAACCGCCTGCACGCTATAGCGAGGCGACTTTGTTGTCTGCCATGGAAGGCGCTGGCAAACTGGTCGATGATGGTGACTTGCGTGAAGCCATGGCAGGCAAGGGCCTGGGCACACCAGCCACTCGTGCTGCCATCATCGAGGGTTTGCTGAACGAGAAGTATCTGCTGCGCGAAGGCCGTGAAATGATGCCTACCGCCAAAGCCTTCCAGTTGATGACCTTGCTGCGCGGTTTGGGGGTCGATGAATTGACCTCGCCTGAACTGACCGGCGAGTGGGAATATAAATTGTCGCAAATGGAAAAAGGCAAGATCAGCCGTGAAGAATTCATGCGCGAAATTGCCCAGATGACCCAGATCATCGTCAAGCGCGCCAAGGAATACGATAACGACACCATCCCTGGTGATTATGCGACCCTGCATACACCTTGCCCCAACTGTGGCGGCGTGGTCAAAGAGAATTACCGTCGTTTCGCCTGTACCAAGTGCGAATTCTCGATGAGCAAGACACCAGGCAGCCGCCAGTTTGAAGTGGCTGAAGTGGAAGAATTACTGGCCAAGCGTGAAATAGGCCCGCTGCAAGGCTTCCGTTCCAAGATGGGACGCCCATTTGCAGCCATCCTGAAGATCGTACCAGACACTGAACACAGTAATTTGAAGCTGGAATTTGATTTTGGCCAAAACCAGGACGAAGGTGAAGATGGAGAATCGGTCGATTTTTCCGAACAAACTTCGCTCGGACCTTGTCCAAAATGTGGTAGCGGAGTTTATGAAATGGGCCTGGCCTATGTCTGTGAAAAAACCATGGCCAAACCCAAGGCTTGCGATTTCCGCAGTGGCCGTATTATCCTGCAACAAGAGATACTGCCTGAGCAAATGGGTAAATTGTTGAATGATGGCAAGACAGACTTGTTGCCAGGCTTTATTTCACAACGTACCCGCCGCCCGTTCAAGGCTTTCCTCGTGCGCGGCAAGGATGGCAAGGTCAGTTTTGAATTTGAAGAGCGCAAGGCCAAGGCCCCGGCTGCTGGCAAATCCAAGGCCAAGGCCGAGCCAGATGCAGAAGCCGCAGTTGCAGTGAAAGCCAAGGCAGCCCCGGCAAAAAAAGCCGTAGTCAGGAAAAAGAAGGCAGCCTGA
- a CDS encoding DUF494 family protein, which produces MFDILVYLYETYYRPDACPDTAALTKKLSAVGFPEDEISEALSWLTGLAVNTAEPTAAAPVSKGFRIYAEQEIVALGTPALGFIQFLESAGLLNANQREIVIERALVVNESPLPLDKLRIIVLMMLWSQGAEPDMLMFDELLLSDDDNTGRLLH; this is translated from the coding sequence ATGTTTGATATACTTGTTTACCTCTACGAAACCTATTACCGTCCGGATGCCTGTCCTGACACGGCCGCGCTGACTAAAAAATTGTCCGCTGTTGGCTTTCCTGAGGATGAAATTTCCGAAGCCCTGAGCTGGCTCACTGGTCTGGCCGTGAATACGGCAGAGCCAACTGCGGCTGCCCCCGTTTCCAAGGGCTTCAGGATTTATGCCGAGCAAGAAATTGTTGCCCTGGGTACGCCAGCCCTGGGTTTTATACAATTTCTTGAATCTGCCGGGCTGCTGAATGCCAATCAACGCGAAATCGTGATTGAGAGGGCATTAGTTGTCAATGAATCACCCCTGCCTCTGGATAAGCTGCGCATCATCGTACTGATGATGCTGTGGAGCCAGGGCGCCGAGCCTGACATGCTGATGTTTGATGAGTTATTGTTGTCAGATGACGACAACACAGGCAGGCTTTTGCACTAA
- the dprA gene encoding DNA-processing protein DprA yields the protein MALGLDVHQDLSAWLRLEQTPGVGNESARRLLAVFGLPEQIFAASHAALSEVVTPRLAKALLASPPEFQQQLDKTLAWQEQPGNLILTLADAGYPRALLEIPDPPLMLYVKGRAALLEAATVAVVGSRNATVQGIRNAEQFSESLSNAGLCISSGLAAGIDAAAHQGALRGPGSTIAVIGTGADIVYPARNRNLAHLIAEGGCVVSEYSLSTPALAPNFPRRNRIISGLAKGVLVVEAAAQSGSLITARMAAEQGREVFAIPGSIHSPLSRGCHQLIRQGAKLVESAQDILEELQLQSVPLPAPHTLAKPVAVHMDTSETGLLKEISFDPVHMDMLASRTGIDISSLTTELLTLELSGQLEALPGGYYRRLA from the coding sequence ATGGCGCTTGGTTTGGATGTACACCAGGATTTAAGTGCCTGGTTAAGGCTGGAACAAACGCCAGGAGTTGGCAATGAGTCCGCACGCCGTTTGCTCGCTGTATTTGGTCTGCCTGAGCAGATCTTTGCTGCGAGTCATGCCGCCCTCAGTGAAGTAGTCACACCAAGACTGGCCAAGGCCCTGCTGGCCAGTCCACCTGAGTTTCAGCAGCAACTGGACAAGACCCTGGCTTGGCAAGAACAGCCAGGTAATCTGATATTGACACTGGCGGACGCAGGGTATCCACGTGCCTTGCTGGAAATACCCGATCCACCACTGATGTTGTACGTCAAAGGCCGTGCTGCCTTGCTGGAGGCTGCCACGGTCGCCGTTGTTGGTAGCCGTAATGCCACCGTGCAAGGCATACGCAATGCTGAGCAATTTTCCGAATCTTTAAGTAATGCTGGTCTGTGTATCAGCTCCGGTCTGGCTGCTGGCATTGATGCCGCCGCTCATCAGGGGGCTTTGCGCGGCCCAGGCTCGACTATTGCAGTCATAGGTACAGGTGCCGATATTGTTTACCCTGCACGCAACCGTAATCTGGCACACCTGATTGCAGAAGGTGGCTGCGTCGTCAGTGAATACTCACTTAGCACACCGGCATTGGCGCCTAATTTTCCTCGCCGCAACCGTATCATCTCAGGCTTGGCCAAGGGAGTATTGGTGGTTGAGGCTGCTGCGCAATCCGGTTCACTGATCACTGCCCGTATGGCAGCGGAACAAGGGCGGGAAGTATTTGCCATTCCGGGGTCTATCCACTCACCTTTGTCCAGGGGGTGCCATCAGTTAATCCGTCAAGGTGCCAAGTTGGTGGAATCCGCGCAGGATATATTGGAAGAATTGCAATTGCAGTCGGTGCCATTACCTGCACCGCATACACTGGCAAAGCCTGTCGCTGTGCACATGGATACATCTGAGACTGGCCTTTTAAAAGAAATCAGCTTTGATCCTGTCCATATGGATATGCTGGCCAGCCGCACAGGTATAGATATTTCCAGTCTGACGACAGAGTTGTTAACGCTGGAACTAAGCGGACAGCTGGAAGCTTTGCCGGGTGGCTATTACCGCCGACTTGCCTGA
- a CDS encoding LysM peptidoglycan-binding domain-containing protein, which yields MKKFSTIASIFAVSLPLISTGAFAAGGQATTAQAQAVASKTKCEFLAEAPDKHVVVKGDTLWGISSMFLKNPWCWPVVWGMNQEDIKNPHWIYPGQIVYFDRVNGRLRLGNPGGVPTVKWNPKSRVQGLGENAIPAIPASVIEPFLSQPLILEDNDLAVAPRIIATKEGRVNLGLNEQAYVRGELDGSTSFQVFRPGVPLRDPVTKAIIAYEAVYLGTVKLEREGNDESDVHTFSVVRSKQEMAVGDRLMPIPPSPILNYVPHPPKEDVDARIVSVYGGVGSAGQNQIVSINRGKNDGLNIGTVLTLYNYGRVIQDKTDANKSVKLPDEPIGDLFIFRVFNNVSYGLIMQVKDIVKVGDSAKSPR from the coding sequence ATGAAAAAGTTTAGCACAATCGCTTCCATCTTCGCTGTCAGTCTTCCCCTGATTTCTACCGGGGCGTTTGCTGCTGGTGGACAGGCAACCACCGCACAGGCTCAAGCTGTTGCCAGCAAAACCAAGTGCGAATTCTTGGCAGAAGCGCCGGACAAGCATGTCGTCGTCAAGGGCGATACGCTGTGGGGAATCTCCAGCATGTTCCTGAAAAACCCCTGGTGCTGGCCAGTAGTCTGGGGCATGAACCAGGAAGACATCAAGAACCCGCACTGGATTTATCCTGGCCAGATCGTTTATTTTGACCGCGTCAATGGCCGTTTGCGCCTTGGCAACCCCGGCGGTGTGCCAACAGTCAAGTGGAATCCAAAATCGCGTGTTCAGGGTCTGGGCGAGAACGCGATCCCGGCTATCCCTGCTTCCGTGATTGAGCCTTTCCTGTCCCAGCCCCTGATACTGGAAGATAATGACCTGGCAGTAGCGCCGCGCATTATTGCCACCAAGGAAGGTCGCGTCAACCTGGGTCTGAATGAACAGGCTTATGTCCGGGGTGAACTGGATGGCAGCACCTCGTTCCAGGTTTTCCGTCCGGGCGTGCCTTTGCGCGACCCCGTCACCAAGGCCATCATCGCCTATGAGGCCGTGTACCTCGGTACGGTCAAGCTTGAACGCGAAGGCAATGACGAGAGTGACGTGCATACTTTCTCTGTCGTCAGGTCAAAACAAGAGATGGCAGTGGGTGATCGTCTGATGCCTATTCCTCCTTCCCCGATTTTGAATTATGTACCACATCCACCTAAAGAAGACGTGGATGCCCGTATCGTATCCGTCTATGGCGGTGTCGGTTCGGCAGGTCAGAACCAGATCGTTTCTATCAATCGCGGCAAGAATGATGGCTTGAATATAGGTACTGTCCTCACTTTGTATAACTATGGCAGAGTGATACAGGATAAAACCGATGCCAATAAATCAGTCAAACTGCCAGATGAACCTATTGGTGATTTGTTTATTTTCCGTGTATTCAATAATGTCTCCTACGGCCTTATCATGCAGGTGAAAGATATCGTCAAAGTGGGTGACTCAGCTAAATCGCCAAGATAA
- the def gene encoding peptide deformylase, giving the protein MTILNILRYPDARLHKVAKPVTQFDERLKTLVADMAATMYDAPGVGLAASQVDVHEQLVVIDVSETNDQLQVFINPEILWESEERKVYDEGCLSVPGIYDGVERPAEVKVRALDADGKPFEIHATDLLAVCIQHEMDHLKGKVFVEYLSPMKRNRIKTKMLKEEREEQRRRAER; this is encoded by the coding sequence ATGACGATACTAAATATACTGCGCTACCCAGATGCGCGCCTCCATAAAGTGGCAAAACCGGTAACACAATTTGATGAACGCCTGAAAACCCTGGTGGCCGATATGGCAGCCACCATGTATGACGCGCCCGGCGTTGGCCTGGCGGCTTCCCAGGTCGATGTACACGAGCAACTGGTGGTCATCGACGTGTCAGAAACCAATGACCAGCTCCAGGTCTTCATTAATCCTGAAATACTCTGGGAAAGCGAAGAACGCAAGGTGTATGACGAAGGCTGCCTGTCGGTACCTGGCATTTATGATGGCGTAGAGCGCCCGGCCGAAGTCAAGGTGCGCGCCCTGGATGCCGATGGCAAGCCTTTTGAAATCCATGCAACCGACTTGCTGGCAGTCTGCATACAGCATGAAATGGATCACCTCAAGGGCAAGGTATTTGTCGAATACCTGTCGCCCATGAAGCGTAACCGTATCAAGACCAAGATGCTCAAAGAAGAACGCGAAGAGCAACGCAGACGGGCTGAACGTTAA
- the fmt gene encoding methionyl-tRNA formyltransferase, with translation MRVIFAGTPEFAATALQAIHAAGFEVPLVLTQPDRPAGRGMQLHASAVKQFALLHGIPVAQPQSLRLDGKYPDVAKEAHDLLNNTPHDVMVVAAYGLILPLSVLNIPRLGCLNIHGSLLPRWRGAAPIHRAIEAGDTETGITIMQMEEGLDTGPMLLKQSIAIKDTDTTGILHDKLAAMGGEMIVATLQQLEDGKLSPVVQPEAGVNYASKISKEEAALDFSLPAEVLARKIRAFNPFPGTHAQYAETTLKIWGAKLFETTGNHKPGQILSANAEQGVIVACGQGSLSLTELQKPGGKRLSVADFLQGHALNEGNFFS, from the coding sequence ATGCGCGTCATCTTCGCCGGTACGCCGGAATTCGCGGCCACTGCCTTGCAAGCCATCCATGCGGCCGGTTTTGAAGTACCACTCGTACTGACACAGCCAGACCGGCCAGCTGGCCGCGGCATGCAATTACATGCTTCTGCTGTCAAGCAATTTGCCCTGCTACACGGTATCCCTGTGGCACAGCCACAATCGCTGCGCCTGGATGGCAAGTATCCCGATGTTGCCAAAGAAGCACACGATTTGCTTAATAACACGCCACACGATGTCATGGTAGTGGCGGCCTATGGCCTGATCCTGCCGCTATCGGTATTAAATATACCGCGCCTGGGCTGCCTGAACATCCACGGCTCACTGTTGCCGCGCTGGCGCGGAGCCGCGCCTATCCACAGGGCGATAGAAGCAGGCGACACTGAGACTGGCATCACCATCATGCAAATGGAAGAAGGCCTCGATACTGGCCCCATGTTGCTGAAGCAAAGTATTGCTATTAAAGACACAGATACCACAGGCATCCTGCATGACAAACTGGCTGCCATGGGTGGTGAAATGATTGTTGCTACATTGCAACAACTAGAAGACGGCAAGCTCTCGCCTGTCGTTCAGCCCGAGGCTGGTGTCAACTACGCATCCAAAATCAGCAAGGAAGAAGCTGCACTGGATTTCAGCTTGCCTGCAGAAGTACTTGCAAGAAAGATACGTGCCTTCAACCCTTTTCCCGGCACCCATGCTCAATATGCGGAAACCACCCTGAAAATCTGGGGGGCGAAGCTGTTTGAAACAACTGGTAACCATAAACCTGGGCAAATACTATCGGCGAATGCAGAGCAAGGTGTTATTGTTGCCTGTGGCCAAGGCTCGCTCAGCTTGACCGAATTGCAAAAACCCGGCGGTAAACGACTTTCGGTAGCAGATTTCCTGCAAGGCCATGCTTTAAATGAAGGAAATTTTTTCAGTTAG